CCGGACGCCAGGGCGTTGCGGATGCCGCCCGAGGCGCGGGTGTTGATTTCCAGTAGATGCGGCACCCCTGCGCGGTCGTCACGGGTCTGGAAATTGAACAGGCCGCTCAGGTGATAGCGGTGCGCCATTTCGCGGGCCACCTCGACCAGATCGGGGCGGGGCTCGATAATCTGTTCCTGCCGGACTTTGCGGCGGACCACGCACCCCAGCAGGTCGCCGTGCAGGGCGGCGCAGTCCACGCTGCGCTCGTCGCCTTCCAGGGTGTGCATCAGCAGGTATTCGGGCCACGTGTCGGCGGCGGCGATCATTTCCCGGGCAGCGGCTGTACTCATCTCGTACAGCTGGCCCTTAAGAAAACTATTCACGCGCGGTACGTCATTCAGAATCCGGAAGCCACTGGCGTAAATGCCCTCGGTGGGTTTCATGCACAGTCGCACGCCCGCCTGGGTCAGTGCCGCGCGGCCCGCATCGAACTCGTCCAGGGTCTGGAACATCACCCAGCGCGGCAGCGGGAGAAGGGCCTCGGGCCAATCGGCCATGAACCGCCCCTTGTTGTTAATCAGGCGCAGGGTCTCTGGGGCCGCCGGCACGACCGCCTGCGGAAAACGCTCTGGCTGCTCGGCGAACTGCTCGGCCAGCTTGCCTGGCAGGAACGCGTCAATGCGCAGCACGCGCAGCAGGTCTTCAATGTAGTCCAGGTAAGGCTCTGACTCGATATTTTTCGGCTCCAGCAGGGTGGTCATGCCGCATTCGCGCGCGGCGTCCAGCATGGCGTGATGGGGGTCAGTATGCGACACGACGACCTCATGGCCGCTGTACTGAAGTGCGCGCAGCTGGTCGGCGGTGCCCGTGAAATTCTTGTTGAAATAAACCTTCATGGTATCTCCGGAACGTAAAACGGCAGGCGAAAGCCTGGGGTGTGAAGACCGACTTCGGGAGAGCCGCCGGCGAGAACGGCTCCCTCCGAGCGGCCCTGGACAGCTGTGCAGCACAGGGGGCATGTTAGTAAACCCGTTCTGGGCTGCGGGCCTGACAGACCGAAGCCGTCTGACACGCCCAGGCCGTCCGCTCTCGGGTTAAATTGGCGTCCTGTGCGCTGGGGAGGGCCTCAGACCACAGCGGCCCTGACGCGGCTCAGGCCAGGCTGCTCACGGCGATATGGGTCGGGGTCAGAAAGACCTGACCGGGGCCGTCCAGGGTGTACACCAGCCCTTCGCCGCTGCGCAGAGAATTGCGCAGACCGCGCACCAGCGGCCCCAGCCGGGGATTCATGGTGGCGGTGTACATCAGCATCATGTCGCCGTCCACGGTGACGGTTTCACCTGGGGGCACGTCCAGCATCTCGATTTCGTGCACGCTGACCGGGGACTCGATGACCAGGAGGCCGCGGCCGTCCAGGCGGGGCTGCATGAGCCCGTTGCCGCTGAGCGCCCCCTGCACTTTGCTGTGCTGGTGGGTGCTGAGCCGCAGCGTGCCCTGCGCGGCGTAGTAGGCCTTATCGTCCACCAGCATGCTGTCGCCACTTTCCATGTTGGCAAAGACAAAGTGCTTGTGGGTGGGTTCCGTCCAGACCTCGCCGGTGCCCGAGACGCGGGTGCCGTAGGCCGATTCGCCGGTGCCCGCGCTGCGCATGGCGCGGCCAAGGAAGCCGCCCGCCTGGCCCGGCTGCTGCTGAATCACCTCGTATTTCAGGCGGCCGTGGGCGTACGAGAGGATGCCCGGCTCCAGAACCACACTGTCTTCCTGAAGCGTGAACTTGATCTGGCGCTGGCCGGTGTCGGCATAAATCTCTCGGAAGGTGGGTTCCTGCCCAGCAGCCCCCTGAATCAGCTGAGAGCTAACCTTGCAGATCGCATACAGTTCGGCCGTCAGACCGCCGTTCTGTTCCCTACTGAGCGCAATGCGGTAACTCATGTCCCTAGAGTAAGTGAGGGTGAGCGGCTTGTGCGGAGATCTGAGCTGCGCCCTGCGGTCAGGAAGGCCGCAGAGGCCTCAGCACCGGGTTTAAGCAGGCTGATGACCTGTAGGGACAAGCCCTTTGACCCCAGCTCACATCTTCTGTCACAGGGGTC
Above is a window of Deinococcus betulae DNA encoding:
- a CDS encoding AIM24 family protein, with product MSYRIALSREQNGGLTAELYAICKVSSQLIQGAAGQEPTFREIYADTGQRQIKFTLQEDSVVLEPGILSYAHGRLKYEVIQQQPGQAGGFLGRAMRSAGTGESAYGTRVSGTGEVWTEPTHKHFVFANMESGDSMLVDDKAYYAAQGTLRLSTHQHSKVQGALSGNGLMQPRLDGRGLLVIESPVSVHEIEMLDVPPGETVTVDGDMMLMYTATMNPRLGPLVRGLRNSLRSGEGLVYTLDGPGQVFLTPTHIAVSSLA
- a CDS encoding ATP-grasp domain-containing protein; amino-acid sequence: MKVYFNKNFTGTADQLRALQYSGHEVVVSHTDPHHAMLDAARECGMTTLLEPKNIESEPYLDYIEDLLRVLRIDAFLPGKLAEQFAEQPERFPQAVVPAAPETLRLINNKGRFMADWPEALLPLPRWVMFQTLDEFDAGRAALTQAGVRLCMKPTEGIYASGFRILNDVPRVNSFLKGQLYEMSTAAAREMIAAADTWPEYLLMHTLEGDERSVDCAALHGDLLGCVVRRKVRQEQIIEPRPDLVEVAREMAHRYHLSGLFNFQTRDDRAGVPHLLEINTRASGGIRNALASGVNLPGLLFDALSGVQRPEVLTPTQTIHVREDKHARRA